A window from Chitinophaga filiformis encodes these proteins:
- a CDS encoding alpha/beta hydrolase has translation MKNTLTLSLLVLIGLITSCTSTRKRSPVYSQEEARDSSVSAREISEEASATVPPPGYDAHDSTSLKPATATAVKILYGTDRKAISYGKDQVQYGNQPGNPGSVKYDVGFTIVSVPPNHKAGITETPSIWKLEFREDPNKHMIQRKIRVLTDSEFNSMLKLAASGKDAFIFVHGYNNSFKDAALRTAQLAVDIHLPITPIMFSWSSNGKTANYISDEDKVQLAVPAFKDFLKRISKEGKFKNIHLIAHSMGNRLISYALLQLENDTTNLKIDQVIMAAPDIYADLFKISYADAIVKKAKHVTVYSARNDWALLASKKIHGNLRLGEVGMPPPIYTFRNIDIIDAVAEKTDFLGHDRFARSKVILADMDSILKSGRNAADRKIPFRKIADYLYYHF, from the coding sequence ATGAAAAACACGCTTACCTTATCGCTGTTAGTGTTAATCGGGCTCATAACGTCCTGTACAAGTACACGCAAAAGGTCCCCGGTATATTCTCAGGAAGAAGCACGCGATTCCAGCGTCTCGGCTAGGGAAATTTCTGAGGAGGCATCGGCTACGGTGCCACCACCCGGTTACGATGCGCACGACTCTACTTCTTTAAAGCCTGCAACTGCCACGGCAGTCAAAATATTATATGGTACCGACAGGAAGGCTATAAGCTATGGAAAAGATCAGGTCCAATACGGGAATCAGCCTGGCAATCCGGGATCTGTTAAATATGATGTCGGATTCACAATAGTATCTGTTCCGCCAAATCATAAAGCCGGAATAACTGAAACACCCAGTATATGGAAACTGGAGTTTAGAGAGGATCCGAACAAGCATATGATACAAAGGAAAATCAGGGTTTTAACGGATAGTGAATTCAATTCAATGCTAAAACTTGCAGCGAGCGGTAAAGATGCATTTATTTTTGTCCATGGATATAATAACAGCTTTAAAGACGCTGCACTGAGAACAGCTCAATTAGCAGTAGACATCCATCTGCCAATTACTCCTATCATGTTTAGCTGGTCTTCAAATGGAAAAACGGCTAACTATATATCCGACGAAGATAAAGTTCAGTTAGCCGTTCCCGCATTTAAGGACTTCCTGAAACGCATATCAAAAGAAGGAAAGTTTAAAAATATTCACCTGATTGCACATAGCATGGGTAACCGGCTAATCAGTTATGCACTTTTACAACTGGAAAACGACACCACAAATCTAAAAATTGACCAGGTGATTATGGCGGCGCCGGATATTTATGCTGATCTATTTAAGATCAGTTACGCGGATGCCATTGTGAAAAAAGCAAAACATGTTACTGTATATTCTGCCAGAAACGACTGGGCTTTACTTGCATCCAAAAAGATCCATGGTAACCTGAGACTGGGTGAAGTCGGCATGCCGCCGCCCATTTACACATTCAGGAATATCGATATTATAGATGCTGTGGCGGAAAAAACAGATTTCCTGGGTCACGACAGGTTTGCACGGTCCAAAGTAATTCTTGCCGATATGGATTCAATACTGAAGAGCGGACGTAATGCAGCCGACAGGAAGATTCCCTTCAGAAAAATTGCTGATTATCTATATTATCACTTTTAG
- a CDS encoding dihydrofolate reductase family protein: protein MRKLIMKMSISVDGFVGGPNGENDWVFRSSDEASREWSLGQVADAGLIIMGRKSFEIMAPYWPTATGPFAAPMNEIPKAVFTQKGFKVPPADASLPATESWAKARVFDGDLAESIQQLKQEPGKNIVALGGAGFMRSLIDTGLIDEYHLAVHPVALGAGLPIFTGLAKSLDLKLVAVKDFPGGIVVHNYLPA from the coding sequence ATGCGCAAACTAATTATGAAGATGTCGATATCAGTCGACGGTTTTGTTGGTGGTCCAAATGGAGAGAACGATTGGGTTTTCAGGAGCTCGGATGAAGCGTCAAGGGAGTGGAGCCTCGGGCAGGTGGCAGATGCTGGCCTGATTATTATGGGCAGGAAGTCGTTTGAGATAATGGCTCCTTACTGGCCAACTGCAACAGGGCCTTTTGCCGCCCCGATGAATGAAATTCCCAAGGCCGTATTTACCCAAAAAGGATTTAAGGTCCCTCCCGCCGATGCTTCTCTGCCAGCAACTGAGTCCTGGGCTAAGGCGCGGGTCTTCGACGGCGATCTTGCCGAAAGTATTCAGCAACTGAAACAGGAGCCAGGAAAGAACATAGTTGCATTGGGCGGCGCTGGTTTTATGCGCAGCCTGATAGATACTGGCCTTATTGATGAATATCATCTGGCTGTGCATCCCGTGGCATTAGGCGCCGGACTACCAATCTTTACCGGTCTTGCAAAGTCGCTGGACCTGAAACTGGTAGCCGTGAAGGATTTTCCTGGTGGCATAGTCGTTCATAATTACCTGCCCGCGTAA
- a CDS encoding WGR domain-containing protein, with amino-acid sequence MRSKFIYQDGKSNKFWDIEITGNQFTVYFGKAGTEGQTQTKEYTSEDECKKAAEKLIAEKIKKGYSRLAEEAADQILSTDAITPEIPGDTLPRHLFNDLLALAQYLADGKYPGELETVPVTDENIEEMEAAAGFQMPEAFVDFWLEKGSLFFSKDDFICAVYCYNAGGVNGNNLHGLLTFYQNFYRCKFKLLDEEAGFLSKGCWVLGMIISGDEMRIFVSDPLGIIHVVHFPQALRNTSDEAFLQALSPVLEAKTALKSIMGTAAFNTITVNTGTNEAEAVGDEAGEEDENKETQAFLEKHGLKAVSYREALEALELDQLFDYWEDEDNSYAENYESEREYFEEYNNDIYYCDGDLHIDGDLKIPHVNTGLVVVRGNMTIEGKVASSYGSAYAYYVTGDTNIDFLELGYFQKTVGTETIRYVAYAWAEDDEVVHSMPTRTVNAPYFFSWFYGLHCFEFAPETLITALYNYDELTAYTTDNAFLAWHDYAYAFVPELCYTLDESHHDTLNINTRSVYEALKSNQPVLQKGVTLEGIKLTREGVRLKDQEDVAGAYQLFKAAFTKSPGYYLAYYHAGKCLFEQKAYKQAMETFVKGIPYTPEKVKYELACMEEAALCAVQIGEYEKAIELAHRALQKSNSAYFALRVLGEALIYQQQLDAAKGYLERSVDIKSIFTNNWLLGLVYHLQGDGKKADNYYKEAAQKSSRAQPYTEHTSLRYIYGDAVTVNWDAQAPVSAVKDQAYWDQYFTDMLAKYGPDMYKKTGKFPDEWLGAKLLNIPEQYRTRDMLQALLEHQTKGEYDVRGRVITYFKPELYTPAIILLAVNREEPCFYQEIPAAFLSEEIYAVHPHGIDLSCVPEEHLTYDLCFRAVSGNQYNYNHVPAAFKDERMNVALIAGGNLQSTHCKDLPSKYYTNTYIIQAIDLGIHVIKNIPAKLVDTEIYQYAVRKYGQDPEWPFIVELYDRERWRFGSQSDMERMGNNVKKYGMDIFEYVEMDRINKHSFAYYRKHLGQLPGFNEKAAAAGWEERSKITDEYFVQAEFDYDTFSKVWACFWDEDFIIKAITDNKSGNSERIYDVPQKYLTQRICDIAVKMNSYDFEFVPKHFVTQEMCETACSLDYGTALEYVPLPMRTAKVCELAIRRDITNIKFVPLALRTIDFCAGAVLSDQQLSKYIPHAQYAAVYEMLVKKYKNRFAADYLLLNQGLGLIMDKRYEEAIKQLSEVEGIKNVEPSYLHQSVYYLGWAYHLQNNTVKATEYYRKSQDIAKTQKIEDENWLTYPYASFRLPDVPGVYEFSREEFKRQMHEATLLVQDKNYTQAIEILEQAEKLLRDAQCSEMSLWAYVWDYQRYALYEAGRKEESLALCRNTITELGKLTLWDYLEEFNPIRAALRSAHNNLAYHCYETATDLKGIEEGIKHIKITMKTVSPIEEKGVLNLFYETHALLLNKAMSFDPAYRKDLEKVVAKISKLKLKEKGLLSDEYIEHVKL; translated from the coding sequence ATGAGAAGCAAGTTTATTTACCAGGATGGTAAATCGAATAAATTCTGGGACATTGAAATTACAGGTAATCAGTTCACCGTTTATTTTGGTAAGGCTGGTACCGAGGGACAAACTCAAACAAAGGAATACACGTCAGAAGATGAATGTAAAAAGGCCGCTGAAAAGCTGATCGCCGAGAAGATAAAGAAAGGGTATAGCCGGCTGGCTGAAGAAGCTGCTGACCAGATACTTAGTACAGACGCAATAACTCCCGAAATTCCTGGCGATACACTCCCCCGGCATTTATTTAACGACCTGCTGGCGCTTGCCCAATATCTCGCTGATGGCAAATATCCGGGAGAACTGGAAACCGTTCCCGTAACGGACGAAAACATTGAAGAAATGGAAGCAGCTGCCGGTTTTCAGATGCCGGAAGCATTCGTTGATTTCTGGCTGGAAAAGGGCTCGCTCTTTTTTAGTAAAGACGATTTTATTTGTGCAGTATATTGTTATAATGCTGGAGGTGTTAACGGCAATAACCTGCATGGGCTCCTGACCTTCTATCAAAACTTCTACAGATGTAAGTTCAAACTGCTCGATGAAGAGGCAGGTTTCTTATCGAAGGGATGCTGGGTGTTGGGAATGATCATCAGCGGAGATGAAATGAGGATATTTGTCAGCGATCCTTTAGGGATAATACATGTTGTTCATTTCCCGCAGGCGCTAAGGAATACCAGTGATGAGGCCTTTCTACAGGCATTATCGCCTGTATTGGAAGCAAAGACTGCCCTGAAATCCATAATGGGTACTGCCGCCTTCAACACCATAACAGTTAATACAGGCACAAATGAAGCCGAAGCCGTTGGCGATGAGGCCGGGGAAGAGGACGAAAATAAAGAAACACAGGCCTTCCTCGAAAAGCATGGTTTGAAAGCTGTTTCCTATCGTGAAGCGCTGGAAGCCCTGGAATTGGATCAGTTATTTGACTACTGGGAAGATGAAGATAATTCCTATGCTGAGAATTATGAGAGTGAGCGGGAATATTTTGAAGAATACAATAACGATATTTATTACTGCGACGGGGACCTGCATATCGATGGAGATCTGAAAATCCCACATGTTAATACCGGTCTGGTTGTGGTACGTGGCAATATGACGATAGAGGGCAAGGTCGCGTCTTCCTATGGCTCCGCTTATGCCTATTATGTTACCGGCGATACGAACATTGACTTCCTGGAACTGGGATATTTCCAGAAAACAGTGGGGACCGAGACCATCCGCTATGTTGCTTACGCCTGGGCCGAGGATGATGAAGTGGTACATTCCATGCCCACCCGGACCGTCAATGCACCCTATTTCTTCTCCTGGTTCTATGGCCTGCACTGTTTTGAGTTTGCACCGGAAACGCTGATCACAGCCCTGTACAATTATGATGAGCTAACGGCTTATACAACAGACAACGCCTTCCTTGCCTGGCATGATTATGCCTATGCATTCGTTCCGGAGCTCTGTTATACATTGGACGAATCCCATCATGATACACTGAATATCAATACACGATCAGTGTACGAGGCGCTGAAGAGCAATCAGCCCGTTTTACAGAAAGGCGTCACTTTAGAGGGTATTAAACTGACCCGTGAAGGTGTGCGACTGAAGGATCAGGAGGATGTTGCGGGGGCGTATCAGCTTTTTAAAGCCGCATTCACAAAATCTCCGGGTTACTATCTTGCCTATTATCATGCAGGTAAATGCCTGTTTGAGCAGAAGGCTTATAAACAGGCCATGGAGACGTTTGTCAAAGGTATTCCTTACACACCGGAGAAGGTGAAATATGAGCTGGCCTGTATGGAGGAAGCTGCTTTGTGTGCCGTACAGATCGGTGAATATGAGAAGGCTATCGAATTAGCGCATCGGGCACTGCAAAAGAGCAACTCAGCGTATTTTGCCCTGAGGGTATTGGGAGAAGCATTGATCTATCAGCAGCAACTGGATGCAGCCAAAGGTTACCTGGAACGATCTGTTGACATAAAGAGCATCTTTACGAACAACTGGTTACTGGGATTGGTTTATCACCTGCAGGGGGACGGGAAAAAGGCGGATAACTATTACAAAGAGGCTGCCCAAAAGAGCAGCAGAGCGCAACCTTATACGGAGCATACCAGTCTCCGCTATATATACGGTGATGCTGTGACCGTGAACTGGGATGCGCAAGCCCCGGTGTCGGCAGTAAAAGACCAGGCATACTGGGATCAGTACTTTACTGACATGCTGGCTAAGTATGGTCCGGATATGTATAAAAAGACCGGGAAATTCCCCGATGAATGGCTTGGCGCCAAGCTGTTAAATATCCCGGAACAATACCGTACCAGAGATATGCTACAGGCTTTGCTCGAACATCAGACGAAAGGTGAATACGACGTAAGGGGACGGGTGATCACGTATTTCAAACCGGAACTGTATACGCCGGCTATTATCCTGCTGGCGGTCAACAGGGAGGAGCCCTGTTTCTACCAGGAGATCCCTGCTGCATTCCTTTCAGAAGAGATCTACGCGGTACATCCGCATGGCATAGACCTTTCCTGTGTGCCAGAGGAGCATTTAACCTATGATCTATGCTTCCGTGCAGTAAGTGGCAATCAATACAACTATAACCATGTACCGGCCGCATTCAAAGACGAGCGGATGAATGTTGCGCTCATCGCCGGCGGCAATCTGCAAAGTACGCACTGTAAGGATCTGCCTTCAAAATACTATACCAATACATACATTATACAGGCCATTGACCTGGGTATTCATGTAATTAAAAACATTCCCGCGAAACTGGTAGATACTGAAATATACCAGTATGCTGTCAGAAAGTACGGGCAGGATCCTGAGTGGCCTTTTATTGTTGAACTGTACGACAGGGAGAGATGGCGTTTTGGATCTCAGTCTGATATGGAAAGGATGGGAAATAACGTAAAAAAATATGGTATGGACATCTTCGAATATGTAGAGATGGATCGTATCAACAAACATAGCTTTGCTTATTACAGGAAGCACCTTGGACAGTTACCCGGATTCAATGAGAAGGCGGCAGCCGCCGGTTGGGAAGAGCGTAGCAAGATAACGGATGAATACTTTGTGCAAGCGGAGTTTGACTATGATACTTTCAGTAAGGTTTGGGCCTGCTTCTGGGATGAAGACTTCATTATTAAGGCCATCACCGACAATAAATCCGGCAACAGTGAACGCATCTATGATGTGCCACAGAAATACCTGACACAGAGGATCTGTGATATTGCGGTGAAGATGAACTCATACGATTTTGAGTTTGTGCCGAAACATTTTGTAACACAGGAAATGTGTGAAACGGCTTGTTCGCTGGACTATGGCACGGCACTTGAATATGTTCCCCTGCCAATGCGTACAGCAAAGGTATGCGAACTGGCAATCCGCCGGGATATCACTAACATTAAATTTGTACCCCTTGCGTTGCGTACCATAGATTTTTGTGCCGGCGCAGTTTTGAGCGATCAGCAACTAAGTAAGTATATTCCGCACGCACAATATGCTGCAGTCTATGAAATGCTTGTTAAGAAGTACAAGAACAGGTTTGCCGCGGATTATCTGCTTTTGAACCAGGGATTGGGACTGATCATGGATAAGAGGTATGAAGAGGCAATAAAGCAATTATCGGAGGTCGAAGGTATTAAGAACGTTGAGCCGTCTTACCTGCATCAATCTGTTTATTATCTCGGCTGGGCTTATCATCTTCAGAACAATACAGTTAAGGCTACCGAATATTATCGTAAATCGCAGGATATCGCAAAAACGCAGAAAATTGAGGATGAAAATTGGTTGACATATCCTTATGCCAGCTTCCGGTTGCCCGATGTGCCAGGTGTATATGAATTCAGCCGCGAAGAATTTAAGCGGCAGATGCACGAAGCAACATTACTGGTGCAAGATAAAAATTATACGCAGGCAATTGAAATACTAGAACAGGCAGAAAAGCTGCTCAGGGATGCACAATGTTCTGAAATGAGCTTGTGGGCATATGTATGGGATTACCAGCGTTACGCGCTCTACGAAGCCGGCAGGAAAGAGGAATCGCTTGCATTGTGCCGCAACACTATTACTGAACTGGGTAAGCTCACTTTGTGGGATTACCTGGAAGAGTTCAATCCTATCCGCGCCGCACTACGCAGTGCACACAATAACCTGGCTTACCATTGCTACGAAACAGCAACAGATCTGAAAGGAATAGAGGAGGGAATTAAGCACATAAAAATAACCATGAAGACGGTATCGCCGATTGAGGAAAAGGGTGTGCTGAATCTTTTTTATGAAACACATGCCCTGCTCTTAAATAAGGCAATGAGCTTTGATCCGGCTTATAGGAAAGATCTGGAAAAGGTGGTTGCAAAGATCAGTAAACTGAAGCTGAAGGAGAAGGGATTATTAAGTGATGAGTATATTGAGCATGTGAAATTGTAG